A region from the Triticum aestivum cultivar Chinese Spring chromosome 3D, IWGSC CS RefSeq v2.1, whole genome shotgun sequence genome encodes:
- the LOC123075735 gene encoding bisdemethoxycurcumin synthase, whose amino-acid sequence MGSSNTLSSVREIRRSQRADGPAAVLAIGTANPANCVSQEEYPDYYFRVTKSQHLTDLKKQLKTFCEMTSTEKRYFHHTEELLDAHPEFLCHDKPSLDTRLSIAAAAAPELAASAAAKAIAEWGRPATDITHLIVSTNSGAHAPGVDLRLASLLGLRASVCRTMLNLNGCSTGAASLRLAKDLAENNRGARVLVACVELTVINFRGPEEAYPHKLISQAAFGDGAGAVIVGADAVHPVEHTLFEMVSASQTTIPATDGVLNMQLTEAGLDGHIFTRELIPLAAQHIEQCLMDAFQPFGIMSDGTKWNDMFFVVHPGIRGIIDHIDGALRLDPGKLAASRTVLRDYGNMLGATLIFVLDEQRMRMEEDGERGEWGVMMGFGPGFTVETMVLHAVASNLHSKN is encoded by the exons ATGGGCAGCAGCAACACCCTGTCGTCGGTGCGCGAGATACGGCGCTCACAGCGTGCGGATGGGCCTGCAGCCGTTCTCGCCATCGGCACGGCGAACCCGGCCAACTGCGTGTCCCAGGAGGAGTACCCGGACTACTACTTCCGAGTCACCAAGAGCCAACACCTCACTGACCTCAAAAAACAACTCAAGACCTTCT GCGAGATGACATCAACGGAGAAGCGCTACTTCCACCACACGGAGGAGCTGCTGGACGCCCACCCTGAATTCCTCTGCCACGACAAGCCGTCCCTGGACACGCGGCTATCCATCGCCGCTGCTGCCGCACCGGAGCTGGCGGCGTCAGCTGCAGCCAAGGCCATAGCCGAGTGGGGCCGTCCAGCCACCGACATCACCCACCTCATCGTCAGCACCAACTCCGGCGCGCACGCCCCGGGCGTCGACCTCCGGCTGGCCTCTCTCCTCGGCCTCCGCGCGTCCGTATGCCGGACGATGCTCAACCTCAACGGTTGTTCCACCGGTGCCGCCTCCCTGCGCCTCGCCAAGGACCTGGCCGAGAATAACCGCGGGGCGCGCGTGCTTGTGGCCTGCGTCGAGCTCACGGTCATCAACTTCCGCGGCCCCGAGGAGGCGTACCCACACAAGCTCATCAGCCAGGCAGCCTTCGGCGATGGCGCCGGCGCGGTCATCGTCGGCGCTGACGCCGTGCACCCCGTGGAGCACACGCTCTTCGAGATGGTATCGGCCTCGCAGACCACGATACCAGCAACCGACGGCGTGCTCAACATGCAGCTCACCGAAGCCGGCCTCGACGGCCACATCTTCACCAGGGAGCTCATTCCTCTAGCGGCACAGCACATCGAGCAGTGTCTCATGGATGCTTTCCAGCCGTTTGGAATCATGAGCGATGGCACCAAATGGAACGATATGTTCTTTGTGGTGCACCCTGGCATCCGTGGAATAATAGATCACATCGACGGGGCTCTCCGGCTGGATCCCGGGAAGCTGGCCGCGAGCCGGACTGTGCTGAGAGACTACGGGAACATGCTTGGTGCCACGTTGATCTTCGTGCTCGACGAGCAACGGATGCGGATGGAGGAGGACGGAGAGCGGGGTGAGTGGGGTGTGATGATGGGATTTGGACCGGGGTTTACAGTTGAGACCATGGTGCTGCATGCAGTGGCCAGCAACCTGCACAGCAAAAATTGA